In Burkholderia sp. GAS332, one DNA window encodes the following:
- a CDS encoding RND family efflux transporter, MFP subunit, which produces MRPQFHRYARPARLRRAAFALTLAGIVTLAACSKKEAAAPEPRPVVAVAVHADGSATAAASLPGDVQARYSTPLSFRVGGKIIERRVRLGDVVKNGQIVARLDPADAQKNAASALAQLEAAQHSLVYAKQQLDRDQAQAKENLIAPAQLEQTTNAYASAAAQRDQAAQQAALSKDQLQYTTLIADHAGVITAEQADTGQNVSAGQAVYNLAWSGDIDVVCDVPESALAALSIGQNATVTLAALPGRSFKARVRELSPAADPQSRTYRAKLTLDNPGPDVRLGMTADIALAAASPSNSSASESRSFTVPATALFHDGTQPAVWVVRAADNAPGAGTPGAGMPAAGTPGVGTLELRRVTVTRYNERTIVIGQGLKDGERVVLQGVHTVTAGEKVRAIPPLHPEDFAS; this is translated from the coding sequence ATGCGCCCGCAGTTCCATCGGTATGCCCGTCCCGCGCGCCTGCGCCGCGCAGCCTTCGCCCTCACTCTCGCCGGTATCGTCACGCTAGCCGCGTGCTCAAAGAAAGAAGCGGCTGCGCCTGAGCCACGTCCGGTGGTCGCCGTCGCCGTGCACGCGGACGGCAGCGCAACGGCCGCGGCATCGTTGCCCGGCGACGTGCAGGCGCGTTATTCCACCCCGCTATCGTTTCGCGTCGGCGGCAAGATCATCGAACGGCGCGTCCGTTTGGGCGACGTGGTGAAAAACGGGCAGATCGTCGCCCGGCTCGACCCGGCGGATGCGCAGAAGAATGCCGCCAGTGCACTGGCTCAACTCGAAGCGGCGCAACACAGTCTCGTGTATGCAAAGCAGCAACTCGATCGTGACCAGGCCCAGGCGAAAGAAAACCTGATCGCGCCCGCTCAGCTCGAACAGACCACCAACGCTTATGCGTCTGCCGCCGCGCAGCGCGACCAGGCCGCACAGCAGGCGGCGCTGTCGAAAGACCAGTTGCAGTACACCACGCTCATTGCCGATCACGCCGGCGTGATCACCGCCGAACAGGCCGACACCGGCCAGAATGTCTCCGCGGGACAAGCCGTCTACAACCTCGCATGGAGCGGCGATATCGACGTCGTCTGCGACGTGCCGGAAAGCGCGCTAGCCGCGCTCTCAATCGGGCAGAACGCGACGGTGACGCTGGCCGCACTGCCGGGCCGCAGCTTCAAAGCGCGGGTGCGCGAACTGTCGCCCGCCGCCGATCCGCAAAGCCGCACTTACCGCGCCAAACTCACGCTCGACAATCCCGGCCCGGACGTGCGCCTCGGCATGACCGCCGACATCGCACTCGCCGCCGCCTCGCCCTCGAACTCATCGGCGAGCGAGAGCCGTTCCTTCACCGTGCCCGCCACCGCGCTGTTCCACGACGGCACGCAGCCGGCCGTGTGGGTCGTGCGCGCTGCGGATAACGCGCCCGGAGCCGGTACGCCCGGAGCCGGTATGCCCGCAGCCGGTACGCCGGGCGTCGGCACACTGGAGCTGCGCCGTGTGACGGTTACGCGCTACAACGAGCGCACGATCGTGATCGGCCAGGGGCTCAAGGACGGTGAACGTGTCGTCCTGCAAGGCGTGCACACCGTGACCGCCGGCGAAAAAGTCCGTGCGATCCCGCCGCTGCATCCCGAGGACTTCGCTTCATGA
- a CDS encoding Multidrug efflux pump subunit AcrB, whose amino-acid sequence MSTTHEEGRFNLSAWALRHQALVVFLIALATAFGVLAYTRLAQSEDPPFTFRVMVIQTFWPGATARQVQEQVTDRIGRKLQETPAIDFVRSYSRPGESLMFFSMKDSAPVKDVPETWYQVRKKVGDIAATLPPGIQGPFFNDEFGDVYTNIYTLEGDGFSAAQLHDYADQLRTVLLRVPGVGKVDYFGDPNQHIYIEITNTQLTRLGISPQQLGQAINSQNSVSPAGTLTTTDDRVFVRPTGQFKDVNALADTLIRINNRSFRLGDIATIKRGYDDPVATQMRSGGKAVLGIGVTMQPGGDVIRLGKALDQQMVTLRASLPAGLHLVEVSSMPNAVAHSVDDFLEAVAEAIAIVLVVSLLSLGVRTGMVVVISIPVVLAVTALCMYLFDIGLHKVSLGTLVLALGLLVDDAIIAVEMMSVKLEQGWSRTRAAAFAYTSTAFPMLTGTLVTVSGFLPIALAKSSTGEYTRSIFEVSAIALIASWFAAVVLIPLLGYHMLPERKRQAHEAEDHEHDIYDTRFYKRLRGWIGWCIERRFVVLAITVVLFILAMAGFTLVPQQFFPSSDRPELLVDVRLPEGASFEATLRQADRLEKALVGRPEIDHTVDFVGTGAPRFYLPLDQQLPQPNFAQFVITAKSVKDREKLAQWLEPELRNNFPAIRTRLSRLENGPPVGYPVQFRVSGDDIATVRSIAERVAATMRADGGTRNVQFDWDEPAERSARFEVDQKKARELGVSSDDISSFLAMTLSGYTVTQYRERDKLISVDLRAPKAERVDPSKLLTLAMPTPNGPVPLGTLGHLRNDLEYGVIWERDRQPTITVQSDVAPGAQGIDVTHAVDKALSQIRGTLPVGYRIEIGGSVEESGKGQTSINAQMPIMIIAVLVLLMVQLQSFARVLMVVMTAPLGLIGVVVTLLLFGQPFGFVAMLGVIAMFGIIMRNSVILVDQIEQDIAAGHKRFDAIVGATVRRFRPITLTAAAAVLALIPLLRSNFFGPMATALMGGITSATILTLFYLPALYATSFRVRDDEREPQTPSGTTHTGN is encoded by the coding sequence ATGAGCACCACGCATGAAGAAGGACGCTTCAACCTGTCCGCATGGGCGCTGCGCCATCAGGCGCTGGTCGTCTTCCTGATCGCGCTCGCTACCGCGTTCGGCGTCCTCGCCTATACCCGTCTCGCCCAATCTGAAGACCCGCCCTTTACGTTCCGCGTCATGGTGATCCAGACCTTCTGGCCCGGCGCGACCGCGCGCCAGGTGCAGGAGCAAGTCACCGACCGCATCGGCCGGAAGTTGCAGGAAACGCCCGCCATCGATTTCGTGCGCAGTTACTCGCGCCCCGGCGAATCGCTGATGTTCTTCTCGATGAAAGACTCGGCGCCGGTCAAGGACGTACCCGAAACCTGGTATCAGGTGCGCAAGAAAGTCGGCGATATCGCGGCAACCTTGCCGCCAGGCATTCAAGGCCCGTTCTTCAACGACGAATTCGGCGACGTCTACACCAACATCTACACGCTCGAGGGCGACGGCTTTTCCGCCGCGCAACTACACGATTACGCGGACCAGTTACGCACCGTGCTGCTACGTGTACCGGGTGTCGGCAAGGTCGATTATTTCGGCGATCCGAATCAGCACATCTACATCGAGATCACCAACACGCAACTCACACGTCTCGGCATCTCACCGCAGCAACTGGGCCAGGCCATCAATTCACAGAACAGCGTCTCGCCGGCGGGCACGCTGACCACTACCGACGACCGTGTGTTCGTGCGCCCCACCGGTCAGTTCAAGGACGTCAACGCCCTTGCCGACACGCTGATTCGCATCAACAACCGCTCGTTCCGTCTCGGCGACATCGCGACCATCAAGCGCGGCTACGACGATCCGGTCGCCACGCAAATGCGCTCTGGCGGCAAGGCGGTGCTCGGCATCGGCGTCACGATGCAGCCGGGCGGCGATGTGATTCGTCTGGGCAAAGCGCTCGATCAGCAGATGGTCACGCTGCGGGCCTCCCTGCCCGCCGGTTTGCACCTGGTCGAAGTCTCCAGCATGCCGAACGCGGTCGCCCATTCTGTCGACGATTTTCTCGAAGCCGTCGCCGAGGCGATTGCGATCGTGCTGGTGGTCAGCCTTCTGTCGCTGGGCGTGCGCACCGGCATGGTGGTCGTGATCTCGATACCTGTCGTGCTCGCCGTCACGGCGTTGTGCATGTATCTGTTCGACATCGGGCTGCACAAGGTGTCGCTGGGCACGCTGGTGCTCGCTTTGGGGCTATTGGTGGACGACGCGATCATCGCGGTCGAAATGATGTCGGTGAAACTCGAGCAAGGCTGGAGCCGCACGCGCGCCGCAGCCTTTGCGTACACCAGTACCGCCTTTCCGATGCTGACCGGGACGCTCGTGACCGTGTCCGGCTTCCTGCCGATTGCTTTGGCGAAGTCGAGCACCGGCGAATACACGCGCTCGATCTTCGAGGTATCGGCGATCGCGCTAATCGCGTCGTGGTTCGCCGCTGTGGTGCTGATTCCGCTGCTCGGCTATCACATGCTGCCGGAGCGCAAACGTCAGGCGCACGAAGCGGAAGATCACGAACACGATATCTACGACACCCGTTTTTATAAGCGCCTGCGCGGCTGGATCGGCTGGTGCATCGAGCGCCGTTTTGTCGTGCTGGCGATCACCGTCGTGCTGTTCATTCTGGCCATGGCAGGCTTCACGCTCGTGCCGCAGCAATTCTTTCCGAGCTCGGACCGTCCCGAGTTGCTAGTGGATGTGCGCTTGCCCGAAGGCGCATCGTTCGAAGCGACGTTGCGGCAAGCGGACCGGTTGGAGAAAGCGCTGGTGGGCCGTCCGGAAATCGACCATACGGTGGATTTCGTCGGCACCGGTGCACCGCGCTTCTATCTGCCGCTCGATCAACAATTGCCGCAGCCCAATTTCGCGCAGTTCGTGATCACAGCGAAATCGGTGAAGGATCGCGAGAAGCTTGCGCAGTGGCTCGAACCGGAATTACGCAACAACTTTCCGGCGATTCGCACGCGCCTGTCGCGCCTCGAAAATGGACCGCCGGTCGGCTATCCGGTGCAGTTCCGCGTGAGCGGCGACGATATCGCTACCGTGCGTTCGATCGCCGAGCGCGTCGCCGCGACCATGCGTGCCGACGGCGGCACCCGCAACGTCCAGTTCGACTGGGACGAGCCCGCCGAGCGCTCGGCGCGCTTCGAAGTCGATCAGAAGAAGGCACGCGAACTCGGCGTGAGCTCCGACGACATTTCGAGCTTCCTCGCGATGACGCTCTCCGGCTACACCGTCACGCAGTATCGCGAGCGCGACAAGCTGATCAGCGTCGATCTGCGCGCGCCCAAAGCGGAACGCGTCGACCCCTCGAAGCTCCTCACACTGGCGATGCCGACGCCGAACGGCCCGGTGCCGCTCGGCACGCTCGGTCATCTGCGCAACGACCTCGAATACGGCGTGATCTGGGAGCGCGACCGGCAACCCACCATCACCGTGCAGTCCGACGTCGCCCCTGGCGCGCAAGGGATCGACGTCACGCACGCGGTCGACAAAGCCCTCAGCCAGATTCGCGGCACGCTGCCGGTCGGCTACCGGATCGAAATCGGCGGGTCGGTAGAGGAAAGCGGCAAGGGGCAGACATCGATCAACGCGCAGATGCCGATCATGATCATCGCCGTGCTGGTGCTCCTGATGGTCCAGTTGCAGAGTTTCGCGCGCGTGCTGATGGTGGTGATGACCGCGCCGCTCGGCCTGATCGGCGTGGTCGTCACGCTGCTGCTGTTCGGCCAGCCATTTGGCTTCGTTGCAATGCTCGGGGTGATCGCCATGTTCGGCATCATCATGCGCAACTCGGTGATTCTGGTCGATCAGATCGAGCAGGACATTGCCGCGGGGCATAAGCGCTTCGACGCAATCGTCGGCGCGACGGTGCGGCGCTTCCGGCCGATCACGCTCACCGCGGCAGCCGCCGTGCTCGCGCTGATTCCGCTACTGCGCTCGAACTTTTTCGGCCCGATGGCAACCGCGCTGATGGGCGGCATTACGAGCGCGACCATTCTCACGCTGTTCTATCTGCCGGCCCTGTACGCCACGTCGTTCAGAGTGCGCGACGACGAGCGCGAGCCGCAGACGCCGTCCGGCACGACGCATACGGGGAACTGA
- a CDS encoding transcriptional regulator, LysR family, producing MNQLQSMRVFVKVADLGSFVRAAGALDLSTAVVTRHVADLEARLGTRLLNRTTRRLSLTESGTTYLERVRHILDDLEGVEQMVVARNHEPVGTLRIVAPVVFGLHSLAPVVQTYAARYPDVKPDVTLADRHVDLVEEGFDVGIMVARQMRSASIVTRRLTTGYMTVCATPAYLEQHGTPTCPEDLLTHPCLSRPAEQGGDEKVFTGPQGEVRVKPTNAIAANNTEMLRQFALLGMGVAILPSYLIGRDLASGRLVPLLTDYRLPQVEITIAYPSRLHLPAKVRTFIDHLVAHFQRADEHASDPRARMPRRAVAGSPAYAADLPVSALPGDVARAKPHAARARIVVASPL from the coding sequence ATGAATCAATTGCAGTCGATGCGCGTATTCGTCAAGGTGGCCGACCTGGGCAGTTTCGTGCGCGCGGCCGGTGCGCTGGATCTTTCCACTGCTGTCGTCACGCGCCATGTCGCAGACCTGGAAGCGCGCCTCGGCACGCGGCTGCTCAATCGCACGACGCGCCGTCTTTCTCTGACCGAATCCGGCACGACCTATCTGGAACGGGTGCGCCACATTCTCGACGACCTGGAAGGCGTCGAGCAGATGGTGGTGGCGCGCAATCACGAACCGGTCGGGACCTTGCGCATCGTCGCGCCGGTGGTGTTCGGGCTGCATAGCCTGGCGCCGGTGGTGCAGACGTACGCCGCGCGCTATCCAGATGTGAAGCCTGACGTCACGCTGGCGGATCGCCACGTCGATCTGGTGGAAGAAGGTTTTGACGTCGGCATCATGGTCGCGCGGCAGATGCGCAGCGCGAGCATTGTCACGCGGCGGCTGACCACCGGTTATATGACGGTGTGCGCGACGCCCGCGTATCTGGAGCAGCACGGTACGCCGACCTGCCCGGAAGATCTGTTGACGCATCCGTGCCTGAGCCGGCCAGCCGAGCAGGGCGGCGACGAAAAGGTGTTCACCGGGCCGCAGGGTGAAGTCCGCGTCAAGCCCACCAACGCGATTGCGGCGAACAACACCGAGATGCTGAGGCAGTTCGCCCTGCTGGGCATGGGCGTAGCGATTTTGCCGAGCTACCTGATCGGCCGCGATCTGGCGTCCGGGCGCCTTGTGCCGCTGCTGACCGACTACCGTCTGCCGCAAGTCGAAATCACGATTGCCTATCCAAGCCGGCTACATTTGCCGGCGAAAGTGCGCACCTTTATCGATCACCTTGTCGCGCATTTCCAGCGAGCCGACGAGCACGCGAGCGATCCACGCGCCAGGATGCCGCGGCGTGCCGTTGCCGGCTCGCCGGCTTACGCCGCTGATCTGCCGGTCTCCGCCTTGCCGGGCGATGTGGCGCGGGCGAAGCCCCACGCTGCGCGCGCGCGAATCGTGGTGGCGTCACCGCTTTGA
- a CDS encoding transcriptional regulator, TetR family: MKRQRLTREQSKDQTRQRLLDAAQAIFMKKGFVAASVEDIAGAAGYTRGAFYSNFRSKNELFLELLRRDHETMQAGLHAIFENAASREEMEERVLRYYSSLHRENKCFLLWVEAKLLAVRDGRFRIRFNAFTHEKLEQLSAYIREFSLRVGTPLPLPAETLAIGLMGLCDGVQFFYTVDPQNVPAERAETVLAGFFARVVFGRDA; encoded by the coding sequence ATGAAACGGCAACGACTTACCCGCGAGCAAAGTAAAGATCAGACGCGTCAGCGTCTGCTCGATGCTGCACAAGCGATTTTTATGAAGAAAGGCTTTGTCGCGGCGAGTGTCGAAGACATCGCCGGGGCGGCGGGTTATACACGCGGCGCGTTCTATTCGAACTTCCGCAGCAAGAACGAACTGTTCCTCGAACTACTGCGGCGCGACCACGAGACCATGCAGGCGGGCTTGCACGCCATCTTCGAAAACGCGGCGTCGCGCGAGGAGATGGAAGAGCGCGTGCTGCGCTACTACAGCAGCCTGCATCGGGAGAACAAGTGCTTCCTGCTGTGGGTGGAGGCGAAGCTGCTGGCCGTGCGTGACGGCCGCTTCCGGATACGCTTTAACGCGTTTACGCACGAGAAGCTCGAACAGTTGAGCGCGTACATCCGCGAATTTTCGCTGCGCGTAGGCACGCCGCTACCGCTGCCGGCGGAGACACTGGCGATCGGCTTGATGGGGCTGTGCGACGGCGTGCAGTTTTTCTACACGGTCGATCCGCAGAACGTGCCGGCGGAGAGGGCTGAAACGGTACTGGCGGGATTTTTCGCGCGCGTGGTGTTCGGACGCGACGCGTAA